Proteins encoded together in one Astatotilapia calliptera chromosome 7, fAstCal1.2, whole genome shotgun sequence window:
- the znf319b gene encoding zinc finger protein 319, with protein sequence MDWATPAAKLNPYTRARMTEAWQQHAVAPPQVVHTIPPGAENALGCAVYGIVLQPDTTSLQQHGQQSQHGQQHSGSQQHVGGQHSQQQQHPAQAQQTSLQVGTEGGHKCGACGHDISHLANPHEHQCMVTQDRSFQCTQCMKIFHQATDLLEHQCVQVEQKPFVCGVCKMGFSLLTSLAQHHTSHNSTNPMKCSICEKTYRPGSSGSATPNSSSSSQQPSSDGASASSSSSILPFPSARDRPYKCSVCQKGFKHLSELTRHERVHTGEKPFKCDTCDKAFSQSSHLQHHQRTHSNERPFKCAVCEKSFKHRSHLVRHMYVHSGEHLFKCNLCELHFKESSELLHHPCHPQGSRPFRCATCGKGFKRPSDLRQHERTHSEERPFHCDECQMSFKQQYALVRHSRTHKDPTDRPFKCNLCDKGFMQPSHLLYHQHVHGMDNLFKCASCQKEFSQSGELLRHKCGESSNNSPDKPYKCDVCGKGYKKSSTLQRHQNSHCQEKPLKCSLCDRRFLSSSEFVQHRCDPSREKPLKCPDCEKRFKYSSDLNRHRRVHTGEKPYKCGHCNKGFKQREHLTKHQSTHSREGQFKCVWCGERFSDLGSLQDHTVQHTADGGGYPVPQCI encoded by the exons ATGGA TTGGGCCACACCAGCTGCCAAGCTCAATCCTTACACTCGAGCCCGCATGACAGAAGCCTGGCAGCAGCATGCAGTTGCACCACCTCAGGTTGTCCACACCATCCCTCCGGGTGCTGAGAACGCATTGGGCTGTGCTGTGTATGGTATCGTACTACAGCCAGACACTACGTCGCTACAGCAGCATGGACAGCAGAGCCAGCATGGACAGCAACACAGTGGGAGTCAGCAGCATGTAGGTGGGCAGcacagtcagcagcagcagcaccctgCCCAGGCCCAGCAGACGTCCCTTCAGGTTGGGACAGAGGGAGGACACAAGTGTGGGGCTTGTGGACATGATATCTCCCACCTGGCAAACCCACATGAACATCAGTGCATGGTGACTCAGGACAGGTCATTCCAGTGCACTCAGTGCATGAAGATTTTCCACCAGGCAACAGACTTGCTGGAGCACCAGTGTGTTCAGGTGGAGCAGAAGCCGTTTGTGTGCGGGGTGTGTAAGATGGGCTTCTCCCTGCTCACTTCTCTCGCCCAGCACCACACATCGCACAACAGCACCAACCCAATGAAATGTTCAATATGCGAGAAGACCTACCGGCCTGGCTCTTCTGGCAGCGCTACACCCAACTCCTCGAGCAGCTCCCAGCAGCCCAGCAGTGATGGGGcgtcagccagcagcagctcgTCCATTCTGCCGTTCCCCTCGGCCCGAGACCGGCCCTACAAATGTTCCGTGTGCCAGAAAGGCTTCAAACACCTCTCAGAACTGACACGGCACGAGAGGGTTCACACGGGGGAAAAGCCCTTCAAATGTGACACGTGCGACAAAGCCTTCAGCCAGTCGTCACACCTGCAGCACCACCAGCGAACACACAGCAATGAACGTCCATTCAAGTGTGCTGTCTGTGAAAAGAGCTTCAAGCACCGCTCCCACTTGGTGCGCCACATGTACGTGCACTCGGGTGAGCACTTGTTCAAATGCAACTTATGTGAACTGCACTTCAAAGAGTCTTCAGAGCTCCTTCACCACCCTTGCCACCCGCAGGGTTCTCGGCCGTTTCGCTGTGCCACCTGCGGTAAGGGTTTCAAGCGGCCATCTGACCTTCGCCAGCACGAGCGCACACACTCAGAGGAGCGTCCGTTCCACTGTGACGAGTGTCAGATGAGTTTCAAGCAGCAGTATGCACTGGTGCGCCACAGCCGCACTCATAAAGACCCCACAGACCGCCCATTCAAATGCAATCTGTGCGACAAGGGCTTCATGCAGCCCTCTCACCTCCTCTACCACCAGCACGTCCACGGCATGGACAACTTGTTCAAGTGTGCCTCATGCCAGAAGGAGTTCAGCCAGTCAGGAGAGCTGCTCAGGCACAAGTGCGGGGAGTCGTCCAACAACTCGCCTGACAAGCCATACAAGTGTGACGTTTGCGGCAAAGGCTACAAGAAGAGTTCCACGTTACAGCGTCATCAAAACTCGCACTGCCAGGAGAAGCCCCTCAAGTGCTCGCTCTGCGACCGCCGCTTCCTGTCCTCTTCAGAGTTTGTGCAGCATCGCTGCGACCCATCGCGGGAAAAGCCACTGAAGTGCCCTGACTGTGAGAAACGTTTCAAGTACTCGTCGGACCTGAACCGACACCGGCGCGTGCATACAGGCGAAAAACCGTACAAGTGCGGTCATTGCAATAAGGGCTTCAAACAACGCGAGCACTTGACCAAACACCAGAGCACGCACTCCAGAGAGGGTCAGTTCAAGTGTGTTTGGTGCGGAGAGCGTTTCAGTGACTTGGGCTCCTTGCAGGACCACACAGTGCAGCACACAGCTGATGGAGGGGGCTACCCTGTGCCCCAGTGCATATAA